A stretch of Mycobacterium sp. ITM-2016-00316 DNA encodes these proteins:
- the rimM gene encoding ribosome maturation factor RimM (Essential for efficient processing of 16S rRNA): MELVIGRIAKAHGVTGEVVVDVRTDDPEARFARGSVLRGRKPRGGPERSFVIDTVREHGGRLLVRLNGIGDRNAADELRGTLFLVESGDLPPIEDPDEFYDHQLEGLAVRTVAGEAVGTVTEVLHTAAGELLSIKRPEGTELLVPFVSAIVTAVSLAEGTVDIDPPEGLLNLEDL, from the coding sequence ATGGAGCTGGTCATCGGGCGGATCGCCAAGGCCCACGGCGTCACCGGCGAGGTCGTCGTCGACGTCCGCACCGATGACCCGGAGGCCCGGTTCGCCCGCGGTTCGGTGCTCCGCGGGCGTAAGCCCCGCGGGGGACCGGAGCGCAGTTTCGTCATCGACACGGTCCGCGAGCACGGTGGCCGACTGCTGGTGCGCCTCAACGGGATCGGCGATCGCAATGCCGCCGACGAACTGCGCGGCACACTGTTCCTCGTCGAATCCGGGGACCTGCCACCCATCGAGGACCCCGACGAGTTCTACGACCACCAACTCGAGGGCCTGGCCGTGCGCACTGTCGCCGGTGAGGCCGTCGGCACGGTGACCGAGGTGCTGCACACCGCGGCCGGGGAACTGCTGTCGATCAAGAGGCCCGAGGGCACCGAACTGCTGGTGCCGTTCGTCAGTGCCATCGTCACCGCCGTGTCACTGGCCGAGGGCACCGTGGACATCGATCCGCCCGAGGGTCTGCTCAACCTCGAAGATCTGTAG
- the trmD gene encoding tRNA (guanosine(37)-N1)-methyltransferase TrmD → MRIDVVTIFPAYLDALQQALPGKAIASGIVALGVHDLREWTHDVHRSVDDSPYGGGPGMVMKAPVWGAALDDICSADTLLVVPTPAGRPFTQATAHRWSTEAHLVFACGRYEGIDQRVADDAARRMRVEEVSIGDYVLAGGESAVLVMVEAVVRLLPEVLGNPASHQDDSHSNGLLEGPSYTRPPVWRDLEVPPVLLSGDHAKIDAWRHEQSLQRTRDRRPDLL, encoded by the coding sequence ATGCGGATCGACGTCGTCACGATTTTCCCCGCCTATCTCGACGCGCTGCAGCAGGCATTGCCGGGCAAGGCGATTGCGTCCGGCATCGTGGCACTCGGTGTGCACGATCTGCGTGAGTGGACCCACGATGTGCACCGGTCGGTGGACGATTCGCCATACGGTGGCGGCCCCGGCATGGTCATGAAGGCCCCGGTGTGGGGTGCAGCCCTCGACGACATCTGTTCGGCGGACACACTTCTGGTGGTGCCGACACCGGCGGGCCGCCCGTTCACGCAGGCCACGGCACACCGGTGGAGCACCGAGGCGCATCTGGTGTTCGCGTGCGGACGCTATGAGGGCATCGACCAACGGGTCGCCGATGACGCGGCGCGACGGATGCGGGTCGAAGAGGTGTCCATCGGTGACTACGTGCTCGCCGGCGGTGAATCGGCGGTCCTGGTGATGGTCGAGGCCGTGGTGCGTCTGTTGCCCGAGGTGCTCGGCAATCCCGCATCGCATCAAGACGATTCGCACTCGAATGGTTTGTTGGAAGGCCCCAGCTACACCCGGCCGCCGGTGTGGCGAGACCTGGAGGTGCCACCGGTGCTGCTGTCCGGGGACCACGCCAAGATCGATGCCTGGCGCCACGAGCAGTCGCTGCAGCGCACCCGTGATCGCAGACCCGACCTGCTCTAG
- a CDS encoding serine hydrolase, which produces MPRPSTFLAVAVAAVCGAATISGCEAQVYGSPPPPPTAPGLTVVAPLGSSAPLPEAPPERPTGTFEGLKNREVQATADAAEAGADITVAVLDRNTGQLVTNGRNNAIAIASVVKLFIADDLLLQEANGDTTLSPEDRTMLDVMLRSSDDSAAEVFWNRSGGSAIIDRVVQRYGLGSTRANGRWFNTISTVTDLVRYYDMLLAGTGGLPSERASIILSNLAQSTPTAPDGMVPGGVYPQRFGIPEGLFAEPVAVKQGWMCCIGADWMHLSTGVVGPERRYVMAISSMQPAGAEEARRTITEAVQTIFPGGRI; this is translated from the coding sequence ATGCCGCGGCCGTCGACGTTTCTGGCGGTGGCCGTGGCAGCTGTGTGTGGGGCTGCCACGATTTCCGGGTGCGAAGCGCAGGTGTACGGCAGCCCGCCGCCACCGCCCACCGCGCCAGGACTCACCGTGGTCGCACCGCTGGGCTCCTCCGCGCCCCTACCCGAAGCGCCGCCGGAGAGGCCGACCGGAACATTCGAGGGGCTGAAGAACCGCGAGGTGCAGGCCACCGCCGACGCCGCCGAGGCCGGGGCCGATATCACCGTGGCAGTGCTGGACCGCAACACCGGCCAGCTCGTGACCAACGGCCGCAACAACGCCATCGCGATCGCCTCGGTGGTCAAGCTCTTCATCGCCGACGACCTGCTGCTCCAGGAGGCCAACGGGGACACCACGCTGAGCCCCGAGGACCGCACCATGCTCGACGTGATGTTGCGGTCCTCCGATGACAGCGCCGCCGAGGTGTTCTGGAACCGCAGCGGCGGCAGCGCGATCATCGACCGGGTCGTCCAGCGCTACGGGCTGGGCTCGACGCGCGCCAACGGTCGCTGGTTCAACACCATCAGCACGGTGACCGACCTGGTGCGCTATTACGACATGCTGTTGGCGGGTACCGGCGGGCTGCCGTCGGAGCGGGCCAGCATCATCCTGTCCAACCTGGCGCAGTCGACACCCACGGCACCCGACGGCATGGTGCCCGGCGGTGTCTACCCGCAGCGGTTCGGCATCCCGGAAGGTCTGTTCGCCGAACCGGTCGCGGTCAAACAGGGCTGGATGTGCTGCATCGGTGCGGACTGGATGCACCTGTCCACCGGTGTGGTCGGTCCGGAGCGGCGCTATGTGATGGCCATCAGTTCGATGCAGCCGGCCGGCGCTGAGGAGGCGCGACGGACCATCACCGAAGCGGTGCAGACGATCTTCCCCGGCGGCCGGATCTAA